A genomic window from Caldicellulosiruptor kronotskyensis 2002 includes:
- a CDS encoding dipicolinate synthase subunit B yields MDLNNLKIGFAITGSFCTFDQIIPVIEELKKQGAIITPIFSEKVQTTDTRYGKAEEFVKRIVSICGNPPITNIVEAEPVGPKKLFDVMVVAPATGNFIAKFANGIVDETPVMCAKAHLRNQRPVVVAISTNDALGLNCKNIATLLNTKNIYFVPFRQDDPLAKPNSLVAEYTLLIPTIIEALSGRQIQPLLLCPGAKK; encoded by the coding sequence GTGGACTTGAACAATTTGAAAATTGGGTTTGCTATTACAGGGTCGTTCTGTACATTTGACCAAATAATACCTGTAATTGAAGAACTCAAAAAACAAGGTGCAATCATAACACCAATATTCAGTGAAAAAGTACAGACAACCGATACACGCTATGGAAAAGCGGAAGAATTTGTGAAGAGAATAGTTTCTATTTGTGGGAATCCGCCAATAACAAATATTGTAGAAGCAGAACCTGTGGGACCTAAAAAACTATTTGATGTGATGGTTGTTGCACCTGCAACAGGGAACTTTATCGCCAAGTTTGCAAATGGAATTGTTGATGAAACTCCTGTTATGTGCGCAAAAGCCCACCTTAGAAATCAAAGACCGGTGGTTGTTGCGATATCTACAAACGATGCACTTGGTCTTAACTGCAAGAATATTGCTACACTTCTTAACACAAAAAATATCTACTTTGTCCCATTTAGGCAGGATGACCCTTTGGCAAAGCCAAATTCACTTGTTGCAGAATACACTCTTCTCATTCCCACAATAATTGAAGCACTTTCTGGCAGGCAAATTCAGCCGCTTTTGCTTTGTCCTGGTGCAAAAAAGTGA
- the dpsA gene encoding dipicolinate synthase subunit DpsA encodes MEKHIGVIGGDQRILILAESLADKGFDILLWATDKSKVLSSPNINFAKSLDEIIEKSKVLIGPIPFTQDGKHIFAPLSQHSIEIQSLIEKLSGKEIVLIASVIPESVKNLCREKSVKFFDLYEKEELAILNAIPTVEGCLMIAIEKMPITLHSSNILILGYGRIGKVLTKVLRGFEANIYVASRKSSDLTWCKAFGFLPVRLCDIAEYVNKMDLIINTIPAVVVTKGVIDRIRADTLVIDLASKPGGVDFEYAREKGIEVVHALSLPGKVAPVTAAKYISEVLLSLLEEIWG; translated from the coding sequence ATGGAAAAACATATAGGTGTTATTGGTGGGGACCAAAGGATTTTGATTTTAGCGGAAAGCTTGGCTGATAAAGGATTTGATATTTTGCTCTGGGCAACTGATAAAAGCAAAGTGCTGAGTAGCCCAAATATAAACTTTGCAAAAAGTTTAGATGAAATTATTGAAAAATCAAAGGTATTAATAGGACCAATTCCCTTCACACAGGATGGAAAGCATATATTTGCACCTCTTTCACAGCATTCAATAGAGATACAAAGTTTAATAGAAAAACTGTCTGGCAAAGAGATTGTGCTCATTGCAAGTGTAATTCCTGAAAGTGTGAAAAATCTTTGCAGGGAAAAAAGTGTAAAATTTTTTGACCTTTATGAGAAAGAAGAGCTTGCAATTCTGAACGCAATACCTACTGTTGAAGGATGTTTGATGATTGCAATTGAGAAGATGCCGATTACCCTTCACTCCTCGAATATCTTAATACTTGGATATGGAAGAATAGGCAAAGTCCTTACTAAGGTCTTGAGAGGATTTGAAGCAAATATATATGTGGCTTCAAGAAAAAGCTCAGATTTGACATGGTGCAAAGCATTTGGTTTTCTACCGGTCCGCCTGTGTGATATAGCAGAGTATGTAAATAAAATGGATTTGATTATTAATACCATTCCTGCTGTGGTTGTTACAAAAGGAGTGATAGATAGGATAAGAGCCGATACTCTTGTAATTGACCTTGCTTCAAAACCGGGTGGAGTAGACTTTGAATATGCAAGGGAAAAGGGTATTGAAGTGGTACATGCGCTTTCTCTTCCTGGCAAGGTGGCACCAGTTACAGCTGCCAAATATATATCTGAGGTGCTGTTGAGTTTGCTGGAAGAAATCTGGGGGTGA
- a CDS encoding YraN family protein: MNLKQVGRFGEDLAVDFLKKQGYEILRTNFRCRLGEIDIIAKEGKTIVFVEVKTRKSLKFGLPSESVNFKKQLHIKKVAEYFIAYHLSQDKYLYRFDVVEIFIDGKNNVTKINLIKDAF; encoded by the coding sequence ATGAATTTAAAACAGGTGGGAAGATTTGGTGAGGATTTGGCGGTTGATTTTTTAAAGAAACAGGGATATGAGATTTTGAGAACCAACTTTCGATGCAGGCTTGGCGAAATTGACATAATAGCAAAAGAAGGCAAGACAATTGTATTTGTTGAGGTAAAAACAAGGAAGAGCTTGAAATTTGGTTTGCCTTCAGAATCTGTCAACTTTAAAAAACAGCTTCACATAAAAAAGGTTGCTGAGTATTTCATTGCATACCATCTTTCGCAAGATAAGTATTTGTACAGATTTGATGTTGTGGAGATATTTATAGATGGCAAAAATAATGTAACTAAAATAAATCTTATCAAAGATGCATTTTAA
- a CDS encoding EscU/YscU/HrcU family type III secretion system export apparatus switch protein — protein sequence MNKKKLKKAVAIKYDLEDIAPKIIAKGKGYVAERIIEKAKQEDIPVYEDQKVAEKLFNLELQEYIPEDLYEVIAQILVFIGYLDKISKNGAK from the coding sequence ATGAATAAGAAGAAGTTAAAAAAAGCTGTGGCTATAAAGTATGACCTTGAAGATATAGCACCAAAAATCATTGCAAAAGGAAAAGGTTATGTTGCCGAAAGGATTATAGAGAAAGCAAAACAAGAAGATATTCCTGTATATGAAGACCAAAAGGTGGCAGAAAAGCTATTTAATTTAGAGCTTCAGGAGTATATTCCGGAAGACTTGTATGAGGTTATTGCGCAGATATTAGTTTTCATTGGGTATCTTGATAAAATTAGTAAGAATGGAGCAAAGTAA
- a CDS encoding ribonuclease HII, translating to MRLSEDENYFEIEEKLLNEGYRFICGVDEAGRGPLAGPVFAAAVVMDRKRIIEGVRDSKKLTPKKREKLFEEIIKESIAYSVAMVDSKVIDEININNATFLAMKNAIENLKIEPDIVLVDGYKIPNLSFNQRAIIKGDKKSYSIACASILAKVSRDRFIVEISSKYPLYKFEKHKGYGTKEHIEILQKYGPCEIHRISFLKNILSL from the coding sequence ATGAGGTTGTCAGAAGATGAAAACTATTTTGAAATAGAAGAAAAGCTTTTGAATGAAGGTTACAGATTTATTTGTGGAGTTGATGAGGCAGGAAGAGGCCCTTTGGCAGGACCTGTTTTTGCTGCAGCAGTTGTTATGGACAGAAAAAGGATAATTGAAGGTGTGAGAGATTCAAAAAAGCTGACTCCTAAAAAGAGAGAAAAACTCTTTGAAGAGATAATAAAAGAGAGTATAGCGTATTCTGTTGCGATGGTAGACAGCAAAGTCATAGATGAGATAAACATAAACAATGCAACTTTTTTGGCTATGAAAAATGCTATTGAAAACTTAAAAATTGAGCCCGACATAGTGTTAGTGGATGGTTATAAAATTCCGAACCTGAGCTTTAATCAAAGGGCTATCATAAAAGGTGATAAAAAATCCTACTCTATTGCCTGTGCGTCAATCTTAGCAAAGGTTTCAAGGGATAGATTTATAGTAGAGATTTCTTCAAAGTACCCACTCTATAAATTTGAAAAACACAAAGGATACGGCACAAAGGAGCACATAGAGATTCTGCAAAAATATGGTCCATGCGAAATTCACAGGATTTCGTTTTTAAAAAATATTCTTTCTCTTTAA
- the ylqF gene encoding ribosome biogenesis GTPase YlqF, with protein sequence MIVQWYPGHMQKAKREILDLNKYIDLYLILLDARAPLSSRNEQLESLIKDKPKIYVLNKSDLADETKNQEFVKYFQENNQVAVCIDSLKGTNVKNILKIAENLLKDKIEEAKQKGRKKIIRFGVLGIPNVGKSTLINKITNSAKARTGDRPGVTRAKQWIKINDYFEMLDTPGILVPKLEDDNVAIKLCAIGSIKEDLFDKELVAKKTIGMIKERYSHLLNTKYLIDFSTLSEEEYLTEIGKKRGCILKEGRIDTLKAATMFLDDLRKGRIGRITLDEVVRR encoded by the coding sequence TTGATCGTTCAGTGGTATCCTGGACATATGCAAAAGGCAAAAAGAGAAATTTTAGATCTAAACAAGTATATTGATTTGTATCTAATTTTACTTGATGCGAGAGCGCCTTTGAGTTCCAGAAACGAACAATTAGAAAGCTTAATAAAAGATAAGCCTAAAATCTATGTTCTGAACAAATCAGATTTAGCCGACGAAACAAAAAACCAAGAATTTGTAAAGTATTTTCAGGAAAATAACCAGGTTGCTGTGTGCATTGATTCTTTGAAAGGTACAAACGTAAAGAATATATTGAAAATAGCCGAAAATTTATTAAAAGACAAGATTGAAGAGGCAAAACAAAAAGGAAGAAAGAAAATTATAAGATTTGGGGTACTTGGTATACCAAATGTCGGAAAGTCGACACTTATAAACAAGATAACAAACTCAGCCAAGGCAAGAACAGGTGACAGGCCTGGTGTTACAAGGGCAAAACAGTGGATAAAAATCAACGACTATTTTGAAATGCTCGACACCCCTGGAATACTTGTGCCAAAGCTTGAAGATGACAATGTTGCTATAAAGCTTTGTGCGATAGGTAGTATTAAAGAGGACCTCTTTGACAAAGAACTTGTTGCAAAGAAAACAATTGGAATGATAAAAGAAAGGTATTCTCACCTCTTGAATACCAAGTATTTAATCGATTTTTCCACCCTTTCGGAGGAAGAGTACCTAACAGAAATAGGAAAGAAGAGAGGATGTATACTCAAAGAGGGTAGGATTGATACTCTTAAAGCAGCAACAATGTTTTTGGACGATTTGAGAAAAGGAAGGATTGGGAGGATAACACTTGATGAGGTTGTCAGAAGATGA
- the rplS gene encoding 50S ribosomal protein L19 has translation MDIIREIESEMLRKDIPDFKPGDTVRVYFKVIEGGRERVQAFEGLVIKRRGKGLSETFTVRRISYGIGVERVFPLHSPRLEKIEVIRRGKVRRAKLYYIREKIGKAAKIKELVQQPDKENNNTEETNA, from the coding sequence ATGGATATAATTAGAGAGATTGAAAGCGAAATGCTAAGAAAAGATATTCCTGATTTCAAACCTGGCGACACAGTAAGAGTTTACTTTAAGGTTATTGAAGGTGGAAGAGAAAGAGTGCAAGCTTTCGAAGGGCTTGTCATAAAAAGAAGAGGAAAAGGACTTTCGGAAACTTTCACAGTCAGAAGAATTTCATATGGTATTGGTGTTGAAAGAGTATTCCCTCTTCACTCACCGAGGCTTGAGAAGATTGAAGTTATAAGAAGAGGTAAAGTAAGAAGAGCAAAACTCTATTACATCAGAGAAAAGATAGGTAAGGCTGCAAAAATTAAGGAACTTGTTCAGCAACCAGATAAAGAAAATAACAATACCGAAGAGACTAATGCTTAA
- the trmD gene encoding tRNA (guanosine(37)-N1)-methyltransferase TrmD: protein MVFKVLTLFPEIILSATNYSILKRAQQKGLIKIEAINIRDFTMNKHKRTDDYPYGGGFGMVMTAQPIIDAYESIKPAKPHRVIYLTPQGKTYTQRYAEQLSKEKEIVIICGHYEGIDQRVIDMIVTDEISIGDYVLTGGEYAALVVIDSVSRLVKGVIEEKSAQEESFSTGFLEYPQYTRPAEFRGKKVPEILLCGDHEKIRKWRRYQSLLKTIKNRPDLLENFELTNEDREFLIKYCETQKIVL, encoded by the coding sequence ATGGTATTCAAAGTTCTAACTTTATTTCCAGAAATAATTTTGTCTGCGACAAACTACAGCATATTAAAAAGAGCTCAGCAAAAAGGGTTGATAAAGATAGAGGCAATTAATATACGAGATTTTACTATGAACAAGCACAAGAGGACAGATGACTATCCATACGGCGGCGGGTTTGGAATGGTTATGACTGCTCAGCCAATAATTGATGCATATGAGAGTATAAAACCAGCCAAACCTCACAGAGTTATTTATCTTACACCTCAAGGCAAAACATACACTCAGCGCTATGCAGAGCAGCTGTCAAAAGAAAAAGAGATTGTAATAATATGTGGGCACTATGAAGGAATTGACCAGAGAGTAATTGACATGATTGTGACAGATGAGATTTCTATAGGAGACTATGTTTTAACTGGAGGAGAGTATGCTGCACTTGTGGTGATTGACTCAGTTTCACGGCTTGTAAAGGGTGTCATTGAAGAAAAGTCAGCTCAAGAAGAGAGTTTTTCAACAGGGTTTTTGGAATATCCGCAGTATACAAGACCGGCTGAGTTCAGAGGGAAAAAGGTTCCTGAGATACTTTTGTGTGGAGACCATGAGAAGATAAGAAAGTGGAGAAGGTATCAGAGTTTACTGAAAACAATAAAAAACAGACCTGATTTGCTTGAAAATTTTGAGCTAACCAACGAAGACAGAGAATTTTTAATAAAATATTGTGAGACGCAAAAAATTGTGTTATAA
- the rimM gene encoding ribosome maturation factor RimM (Essential for efficient processing of 16S rRNA), translated as MYKYLQVGKIVNTFGLKGEVKVIPLTDEVDRFSELEYVLLEDNLSTKLTIERYRVKDNVVIIKFKEISCIDEAQKLKNKYIVIERERAKKLPKDAYFICDIIGLEVYDLDGRKLGRIKDVLKTGSNDVYICDSYIGKKDILIPALKEIVKEVNIEEGYMKIKVVEGLLD; from the coding sequence ATGTATAAGTACCTCCAGGTAGGCAAGATTGTAAATACTTTTGGACTCAAAGGTGAAGTGAAGGTAATACCTCTTACAGATGAAGTTGATAGGTTTTCTGAGCTTGAATATGTTCTTTTGGAAGACAACCTTTCAACAAAGCTCACAATTGAGAGGTATAGAGTAAAAGATAATGTTGTGATTATTAAATTCAAGGAAATTTCCTGCATAGATGAAGCACAAAAGCTGAAAAACAAGTATATAGTTATAGAAAGAGAAAGAGCCAAAAAACTGCCAAAGGATGCTTATTTTATATGCGATATCATTGGACTTGAGGTGTATGATTTAGATGGCAGAAAACTGGGTAGAATAAAGGATGTTTTAAAAACCGGAAGCAACGATGTTTACATTTGCGACAGCTATATAGGAAAGAAAGACATACTGATTCCTGCCTTGAAAGAGATTGTAAAAGAGGTTAATATCGAAGAGGGATATATGAAAATAAAGGTTGTTGAAGGGTTGTTAGATTGA
- a CDS encoding KH domain-containing protein, with amino-acid sequence MLKDLVEVIAKSLVDNPDQVKVSEIHGEQSVIIELKVAPEDMGKVIGKQGRIARAIRTVVRAAANKDNKRVIVEILQ; translated from the coding sequence ATGCTAAAAGATTTAGTTGAAGTCATAGCAAAATCTCTTGTTGACAATCCAGACCAGGTAAAGGTAAGCGAAATTCACGGTGAGCAGTCAGTAATTATTGAGCTTAAAGTTGCTCCTGAAGATATGGGAAAGGTCATTGGCAAGCAGGGAAGAATAGCAAGAGCTATAAGAACAGTTGTCAGAGCTGCAGCAAACAAAGACAACAAGAGAGTTATAGTTGAGATTTTACAATAA
- the rpsP gene encoding 30S ribosomal protein S16, whose protein sequence is MAVRIRLKRMGAKNNPFYRIVIADSRTPRDGKTIDEIGYYNPLKNPADIKVDVEKAKKWLSYGAQPTDTVKILLKKAGVIE, encoded by the coding sequence GTGGCAGTAAGAATAAGACTCAAGAGAATGGGTGCAAAGAACAATCCTTTTTATAGAATTGTTATTGCAGATTCACGCACACCGAGAGATGGAAAAACAATTGATGAAATTGGCTATTACAATCCTTTGAAGAATCCTGCTGACATCAAAGTTGATGTTGAAAAGGCAAAAAAATGGTTATCATACGGTGCTCAGCCAACAGATACTGTTAAAATTCTGCTTAAAAAAGCTGGAGTAATTGAATAA
- the ffh gene encoding signal recognition particle protein, giving the protein MFSSLSEKLQDVFKKLRGKGKLTEKDIKEAMKEVKLALLEADVNYKVVKDFINTVTQKAVGEEVLESLTPAQQVIKIVYDEMVNLLGGSDTKLAFSPSGFSIYMLVGLQGSGKTTTAGKLAGLLKRQGKNPLLVACDIYRPAAIKQLEIVAQKVGVKCFADYNSKDAVKIAKEGIEFAKASRCDVAIVDTAGRLHINQELMDELVAIKNAIKPTEILLVLDAMTGQDAVNVAAAFNEQLGIDGIIMTKLDGDTRGGAALSVKAITGKPIKFAGVGEKMEDLEAFHPDRMASRILGMGDILTLIEKAQEAIDQKKAEELEKKLRSMQFTLEDFLDQLKQIKKMGPLSQIISMIPGVKLKGDVDFDAGEKELKKIEAIINSMTKEERQDPSIINSSRKRRIAMGSGTTVQDVNRLLRQFEDMKRMMKQFSNPSFAKKGKFKFPFM; this is encoded by the coding sequence ATGTTTAGTAGTCTTTCTGAAAAACTGCAAGATGTATTTAAAAAGCTGAGGGGAAAGGGCAAGCTTACAGAGAAAGATATCAAAGAGGCAATGAAAGAGGTAAAGCTTGCTCTTTTAGAGGCTGATGTAAACTACAAAGTGGTAAAAGATTTTATCAACACTGTGACACAAAAGGCTGTGGGCGAAGAAGTTTTAGAAAGCCTCACTCCTGCCCAGCAGGTAATAAAGATTGTATATGATGAGATGGTAAACCTTCTTGGTGGAAGCGACACAAAACTTGCATTTTCACCAAGCGGATTTTCCATCTATATGCTGGTGGGGCTTCAGGGCTCTGGTAAGACCACCACAGCTGGAAAGCTTGCCGGGCTTTTAAAAAGGCAGGGCAAAAACCCTTTGCTTGTTGCCTGTGATATATACAGACCTGCTGCAATAAAGCAATTAGAGATTGTTGCACAAAAGGTTGGAGTGAAATGTTTTGCAGATTACAACAGCAAAGATGCTGTTAAGATAGCAAAGGAAGGCATTGAGTTTGCAAAGGCAAGCAGGTGTGATGTTGCCATTGTTGACACTGCAGGAAGACTTCACATAAATCAAGAACTTATGGACGAGCTGGTTGCAATCAAAAATGCAATAAAGCCGACAGAAATTTTGCTTGTATTAGATGCCATGACAGGACAAGATGCTGTGAATGTTGCTGCAGCTTTCAATGAGCAGCTTGGCATAGATGGAATTATTATGACAAAGCTTGATGGTGATACACGAGGCGGAGCTGCTCTTTCTGTCAAAGCTATAACTGGCAAACCAATAAAGTTTGCCGGTGTTGGCGAGAAGATGGAAGATTTAGAAGCTTTTCATCCCGACAGGATGGCTTCCCGAATACTTGGAATGGGAGATATTTTGACTCTAATAGAGAAAGCTCAGGAAGCTATTGACCAAAAAAAAGCTGAGGAGCTTGAAAAAAAGCTCAGAAGCATGCAGTTTACTCTTGAAGACTTTTTAGACCAGCTAAAGCAAATAAAGAAGATGGGACCTTTATCTCAGATTATTTCCATGATACCTGGCGTGAAATTAAAAGGTGATGTGGATTTTGATGCTGGCGAGAAGGAACTTAAAAAAATAGAAGCAATCATAAATTCCATGACAAAAGAAGAACGCCAAGACCCAAGCATTATTAATTCCAGCAGAAAAAGAAGAATTGCGATGGGGTCAGGTACCACTGTTCAGGATGTAAACAGACTTTTGAGACAGTTTGAGGATATGAAAAGGATGATGAAGCAATTTTCAAATCCCAGCTTTGCCAAGAAAGGAAAATTTAAATTTCCTTTCATGTAA